Genomic segment of Panicum virgatum strain AP13 chromosome 2K, P.virgatum_v5, whole genome shotgun sequence:
AACAACCTGGTACTCAGCTTCTGCACTGGATCGAGACACAGCATTCTGACGCTTCGAGGACCAAGAGATAAGATTATCCCCCAAGAAAACTGCATAGCCAGAAGTAGACCGCCGAGTGTCAGGACAgccagcccaatcagcatctGAGTAGACAACAAGATCAGACTGAACAGAAGGCCGAATGAATAACCCCAAGTGCATTGTGCCGTGTATGTAGCGCAGGATACGCTTTAAGGCGGCAAGATGAGACTCCCGAGGATCATGCATATAAAGAcacacctgctgaacagcgtatgCAATGTCTGGCCGGGTGAAGGTCAAGTACTGTAGGGCACCAGTAAGACTGCGATAATCTGTAGGATCAGCCACTGGGGGGCCATCATCAGTAGAAAGCTTCCTGTTGGTGTCGACCGGTGTAGAACTTGTAATCAGTCATACTAGCACAATTCAGAATCTCCATCATATACTGCCGCTGAGACAAAAGAAAACCACTGCCAGAGCGCTGCACATGCACACCAAGAAAGTGATGAAGGGCGCTCAGATCCTTCATAGAGAACTCCCGCTGTAATGCAGCAATAGTGCGGCGTAGAAGGGGCATCGAGGAGGCAGTCAAGACAATGTCGTTGACATAAAGCAGAAGGTAAACAGTGTCTGCACCCCGGTGATACACGAACAGAGAAGTGTCCGTCTTAGCCTCAATGAATCCAAGCTGAATGAGGAAGGAGGCGAAGCGACTGTACCAAGCACAGGGAGCCTGTTTTAGACCATAGAGCGAGCGATTAACATAATCAGGATGAACTGGATCCTCAAAACCTGTgggctgagagcagtaaacagtctcagacagagtgccgtgaagaaagaCGTTCTTCACATCCAACTGATGAACCAGCCAGGAACGAGAGAGTGCCAAGGAGAGGACAGTGCGCACGGTAGCAGGCTTCACAACAAGGCTGAAAATCTCATCATAATCAATCCCTGGATGCTGGGAAAAGCCACGGAGCACCCAACGAGCCTTGTATCTCTCCAAAGAGCCATCTGTCTGGAATTTGTGCTTGAATACCCACTTGCCAGTGACAATATTGGCCTGAGACGGATGTGGAACCAAATCCCATGTGTGATTGGCCAGCAGAGCATCAAATTCCTCTTGCATCGCCTGGCACCAATTGGGATCAGCAAGACCCCCCTCGGTAGGTGCGAGGAACAGGCGACAAGGGAGCCGCGTGGTAGATGGCCGGCAGGCAGAAGCCGGCCTTCCCTCGTGTAACCATGCTGTGTTGGTTAGACACAGGCGGCACAGGGACAGCTCTAGTAGGAAGAACGTGCGGAGGTCGTGGACGACGTGAGTAGACCCTCAGGGGCGGAGCCGGGCTGGGCGAATCAGCCAGTCGTCCTGCGGGCGAGGGGCCGGCCGGGCTGGGCAGACCAGCCGGAGAGCCAGCAGCAGGGCTAGGAGCCGGCGGAGCTGCACGCCTGGGGCTCACTGGGGTGGCGACCGAAGACGGGGCCGCACGTGGCTGTGCGGGAACGCCGGGGGCCGCACGTGGCTGTACGGGAGCGCCATGACCTGCAGCAGGAGACACTTGTACGGGTCCGTAGGAGCCGATACAAAATTAGTGTGATCAAAGAACTCAAATTCCTCGGCACGAGGTGTGGGGGACTGTCGAGACAGCAGAAAGGAGTCTTCATCAAAGACAACATGTCTAGAGATGATGACGCGATTAGACTGGAGGTCAAGACAGCGGTACCCGGAAGACACAAGGTGGAGCGAGGAGCGAGTTTGTGGGCTGCAGTTGCTGAAATATTTGGGTAGCAGGCACAACCAAAAactcgaagatgctcataagaGGGCTGCACGCCAAACAGGCTGAAGTGGGGCGTGGAGGACTTCAGAGTTTTGGTGGGGAGGATATTCAGCAAATGTGTTGCGGCGTGAAGAGCTTCGACCCAGTAGGAGGGAGGCATACTAGCCTGAAATAGCAATGAGCGGGCAGCATTATTAATAGTGCGAATGATGCGCTCGGCTTTACCATTCTGGGGCGAAGTGTATGGGCAGGACATGGCTGCGGATGCTCTGGACGGCAACTGCCTGAGCGTGAAGGTTCAGGAGCGCCACAGCTTCATGAAGAAGGAGCTGATCGGAACCAGCAGGGGCAGCAGGGGGTTCGGAGTCGACGGCGGAGGAGTCGTCGTCGCCATCTTCGTCGTCGGAGGGGGCGGCCGCCTTGCGCTccgtggcggcgcgggcgagggcaTCACATGCGCGGGCGGCCATGGCCTCCTGTtcctgcgcggcggcgacggcggcttcctgctcggcCGCTAGGGCACAACCGAGCACAGCCTCGCGGGCCGcctggcgggcggcgcgcgcctactggcagccgcggcggcggcggcaatctGGGAGGGGGTGGCCTCCGCGGCAGGGAGGGTTCCAGCCATCGGGCAGCGACGGCAGAGAGCCGGTGCGAGATGGGGGGCGGGTGGGCGCAGCACGAGGGGCTCGCGcgcgaggagcggcgccggcgacgtcgcACGCTAGGGAGCGGAAGCGTGATCGGGAAGTGCCCGGTCTCTTGATACcatgaaggcaatgataatTGCGTATATTGATTGAAGATTAGGGTTACAATGGGTGTCATTATATAGAGCAATCTCAGGTAGGGTTTATAGAAATCGAATCCCCTGAGATTGCCTACCCTATCATCTAGCGGGCTCGGATGAGCCGCCCATGGGCCTGGGCGTGAGACATCCCAGGCCAAGGATACGCATGACAATCTATTTGTCTAACAGTTTAGGCATCCAAGAACAGCCTTGTCGGGTACAAATGAACCCTTGTGGAGCACCTCTATAGGAACTATCGAACAATTCTGTACATTGCAACTTGCACAGTACAGTTTAAAAAGTATGCATACCTCTAGTTCAATATTCCAATCCAAATCAGAAATGAAATGATCACATAGCATGATGCCTAGTACAGCTCAAGGTCCCTTCAGCCATGATACAAGTTTCAGATTCCATTACAGATACCAACTTTCAGAATCCAGTACAGTGAATAGTCCATGAAAATAATGCATGCTTTGTCTCACAAATTGCACTCAACTTTCAACTTGGTTGAACATTTGCATGTGACTCTTGAGGGGTGAGCTCATATTTTTATCTCCATAAAAGCCTCAGCATACTAACCAATCCGCACAAACTCAATCACCAATATATCGTAGCATGCTATGCTTTCTACTCTTCCAAAGCATTGTAACTAATCCTTTAGACAAGAGAGCAGAGATGAAAAGGAAGGTAAGAAGGGGAAGGTTTATCAGAACCGTCAAAGAGTGTCAATCGCGATTCTATATCATTCACTGGTGTTTGGTCAGACTCCTCTGTTGGCAGCTTGACTGAAAAGCATACAGTACATTTGTCATCTCCACAAGATATACAGCCCAGCCAATGCAGAAACTCCAAGAGCGCCCCAGGTGTTACAAACTAGAGGAAAAGCATTAAGCTGAAGTAGTATAATCACGAACTGTGAAATTGACCTCTCAGCTTGCTTCTGAGAAGATGTTGCAACTCCTACCTGCACTGGATTTTGTGTCTGATTTCACTGATTGTACATGTATCCATACTCTACTAAAAGAGATCCGTTCTTCTTTAGTTGCGTCTGATGAAATGGTTGTCTCAGAGTGAACAAATTCTGCATAGATCATTCTGGTTATCGACACTTTCCTTGTGTTCCACAAAGTTCATGAAAATAAAGTTTTCTTAGCTCTCCACTTGAGCATCCTGTTCCTTGTTCTGTCCCTTAAAAATAAGCTTCAAAAATTTACTGCTCAGCGCAATTAGAAAGTAATTCGCAGTAGAAAAATCTACTGACACAGCTGAAAACCTCATCGTTGCTCCAAAAAGAGATAacattacaaaaatatattacaaCTATGAATTGTAAGATAGATATCACAATGTAAGCGAGTGTCTATGTTACCTGAATACCTGATGAAATCTACATAAAATTAATCTGCAATCTTCATTTCCCAGCAGAACGTTCAGGTCAGAAGTGTAAAAGAGTAAAGCAACAGGTTGCTAGCCTTCCGATACATGTATTGATTGAAGTGCGGTGGCTGTGGCTGCGGAAAACAGATTCTAGCAAGCCATGGCTGTCCCTTGATATCCCCATCCACGCCAATGTGTTGGCACTTTTCCAGGTTGGAATGCAGACATCTATTGGGAATGGAACTTCAACTAAATTTTGGAAGGATAAATGGATTAATGGCAGCTCAGTCAGAGACATTGCACCATTAGTGGTGGCTGCAGTCCCGACACGTATCAGAAACATGAGTCTGGTTGCAGAGGCCATGGTTGATAACAGATGGGCGCAAGACATACAAGGAGGTTTATCTATGATTGGGATATATGAGCTGTTCCAACTATCCAACATTCTTTCTGAGTTTGTTCTCACTCAGGAAGAAGATGTTCACACTTGGCGGTTTGAGGCCTCGGGACAATACACAGCTAAATCAGCTTATTTGGCCTTCTTCAATGGTGCAATTAACTTTGAGCCCTGGCGAAGAATTTGGAAATCCTGGGCACCAGCTAAGTGCAAAATTTTTCTATGGTTGGCAGTAAGGAACAGGTGTTGGACAGCAGATCGTTTGGAAAGAAGGAATCTTCCACATACCGATCGTTGTTTGCTGTGTGATCAAGAACCTGAAAATATACAACACATACTCACCACATGTGTCTTTGCAAGAGAGTTTTGGTTTCGAATTCTAGCAAAGTTTGACTGGCAGGTCTGCACTCCATTAAGGGATGAACTCTCCTTCTCAGAATGGTGGAGGACGAGTGTCAAAAAGATTCAGAAAGATAAACGGAAAGGTTTTAATACTTTGGTTATTTTGGGTGCTTGGCTTCTTTGGAAACACCGAAACGCTTGTGTGTTTGAAGGAGACCGCCCAAATTTGGACAGGTTACTGCAGGCGTTCAAGGATGAACACCACTTGTGGTGTCTGGCAGGGGCTCGAAGCCTCAGCTCCTTGAGTGCTGGTCAAGTGTTCGGACTAGGCTAGTTCCTAGTCCTTGTTAGTGGTCTCGGGTCAagcttttgttttttgtttttttcttaggCTACAACATCATAGTGTATCACAGCCCCTCACAGCTCGGCTCGGAGTGAGGTGTGCTAGTTTGTAAGGGGCCGGTTTATTCTCTctattaatacaaagatacgcagctctcctgcgtattcgagaaaatTTACCCACTAGAGTCCTTGAACATGAATCATTTGAATACCACAAAGCTGCCTACTTATCTTATATTATACCACAAACTTGAATCATTTACTCAATAGAGTCCCTGAACTGAACCTCTTGGGTTTTACCTGCAATAGATATGTTTAAAATTGCACCGTGAAAAACTGTATTTAACAAGGTGAGTTTTACATTCAAAGCACTGTAATACAATACAaagatcacaaaaaaaatgcCACAGTCAAACAAACAAGGGACATAACAAAATGCCAGGTATTATAGCTTTGCCTGGTGACAAGGTAGCAATATATTGGAGTCCAGCAGTTTACACATAAAACTATGTCACATATGAACAGGCAGACAATGGGGGCTCTTacccctcctcttcttcttaatatattgaggcgcagttctcctgcgctTTCGAGAAAAAATGAACAGGCAGACAACAATTACCATCACCGTATGCTCATATAGCACAGAAGAAATAGGTTTCATGGAAAGTTAAACTTGAGAAttacttttaaaaaaaaactctacctgtggggggaaagaccgcccccacAACATTTTCATGAAAGAAAGAAGACCTTTCTCACACAAGCTGAGAAAAACCCACCGCCCCATCAATACACGGTGCCGTATCCCGTGAGAATGGGCGATCCGCGCACATGGGGGAACCAGCGACCAGGGGCGAGCCCAACTGTGCTTTGGACATGGGGCGGGCGAGGGAGTTTTTTTGGTGTAAATCCCAGGATTCGAGCCCTGGTCAGTTGGCAGGACCGACCCCTGCTCAACCACTGGGTTATTGCCCAGCTTGCGAACTTGAGAATTACTTTCAGAATTACTTTCATAAGGCAATAATCTAATAACATCTGATATAGCAGCATATAAGTCTATACAATATAACCTGAGACATTTCATAAGGCAATCATCTAATAACATCTGATAACAGCATATAAGTCATGTAAAATCTCTGATGTATTCATATTAGAGAAGATGTAGCATCAGAATTGACAGCTAGTGAGTATGGCTATTGACGAAGGTTCAGTTGGTTACCAAGCTCCGACTGTCGGAGCAGGTATGGGTGCGAACACTGTCAGATACATCAGAGAGGAAGAGGGCAGAGGTCTCCACCAAATTGGATCTAAGTTTCAGGGGATGCATATTGTGGCAGCTGCAAGGATTGCAGGGACAGTTAGAGAAAACATTGGTAGAGATGAGTAGGTGAGGCCACAGAGAGCCATGGAGTACGGATGGAGTTGTGCAAGTGTAGGACAAAGCACAAGAggtggaaggaggagaaggtggGAGGCTACCCCATTCAATCTCAGTGATTCACACATAATCCAATGATTCAGGTTGATAAATCTGAGATGGAATTAACAGAAAAATAGTGCTATTTGGATGATTACTTAAGTTACTGGATTGCGAAGGAGTTATTCACCAAACTATTATAAGTCATCAAGGCGTCAACTGAAGAAGTTAGGTTTAGAGCCCATAAGGAGCAAGCAGTTGTTGACAGAGTCATGGATGATGTGAAAAAGCACAACCGATTCAATTACTTAAGGTGTAAAACTGCCAAATTATTAAGGGCGAATCCAGAATTGGGTGTAAGGGGGTGGTAGGCCTCTTCTAATCTTACTAACTTCAGATTTTTGTTAGCTAAACATGTACTAATATCAGCCTTTATAGGCAGACTTTATATGTGATTAACTTggacaggggggggggggggggggtgctacAGCACTCCATGTACCCCCTGTCGATCTGCCACTGAAACTATGTCAGAAAGATAGCAAGTTATTCTTCCCAGTCACATAAATAACTCCAGCGAGAATCGCTTTTGCTTTCTTCCCTAGGAAGCAATAAATAAAGCTATCAACATATAACTCCAATTGTGACAGATGAACAAGAAACAAAACTACAAACTTAGTTATAACTTACAACATAAGTAACTTCAGTAGTAAGTCATATATACTATGTCTTTCAATTTTCAGAGTCTGCATCTCGTATAattggaaaagaaaatgggaaacaATAATAACTAACACCTTACATTAGCAGATTATCCAGACCCGGAATATCAAATGGTAACTTTATAACTCCAAGGGCAACAAACAGGAACAAGAACCACGCAGGAAACGTCATCATGCATATCACTAAGAAAGACTTCTGTCCTGAAAAAGGATGAGCACAAGAGGAAGCAATCTCAGTCCAAATGATATAGGTGCAGCAGCAGGGTTACATTGTGGATTTGCGATGGCAGTAGGAATTAACACAAAATCCATAGGTGCTGTACTAGGTACGGATGAAATACTGTGGGGGCGTCATCACCTTGGCAAGCGCGCGTCTCGGTGGTGTCGACGACCCACTCGGCGGcctcgcggaggcggcgctcgggCTCGCTCTCGGGCTGCCCGATGGGGGTGGAGGCGATGAGGTCCATGAACGCGGAGTTCTTCGCCTCCCTGGACGACGCGGCGGACGCGGCATCGTCGGCGACCCCGATGGCGCGCCGCACCTCCGCGACGGACGGCTGGGCAGGGGGCGCGGGGGCCGGGGCCTGCtgccccggcggcgcgcggcggcggatgaTGCGACGCGCGGGCTCCCCAGCGGCCgaagcggaggcggaggcgcgcacggcgaggcgcggggcgtgggcggtggcggtggcgccggcgaggccgaggtGGTAAGCCATTGGGGGGTTCCGGGAGGAGCGTGGGGTCGTCACTCGTTTGCCGCACGAGCGGAACTGCGGGGGGGTTGGATAAAGCTGCTATAGTGAGTGTGGGGCCCACCGTTGGCTTGGATGACAGGTCGAGACCGTCACTAAGATATTTGAAAGACttcagagcatctccaacaaattgatCTTCATCTTTCTCCTTTTCACTTTTTCTCAATATAGGGAATTGATGTTGAAAAAAATCTACTCTATTAAATTGATTTTCATCTCCCTTcccttttattttttctcaatctcCAATAATTTCTCTCCAATCTCCAATAGAAAGGGAAGACATCGCATCTCCCTTTCCATATAGAAAGGGgggaaaatcaatctgctggagcacTTCTTTCATATATATTAAAATTGAGAAAGGAGATTTCTTTATATGGTGAGAAAGGGGAAAAGAGAAGATCagtctgttggagttgctttTAGCAGAACTCTTTTGGGTTGATCATTGCTCGTCCCATTTCATTATTGTTTGGCTTTTTCGttcaaaatattattgtttattttTCTTTGACAAACTTGCAATTTATTATTTTGATTCTAGCATAGAGACTTTACGGGGGTCTTTgtaaaagagtaaaatgcacagCCAGTTTTTGAATTTGGCTTCTagtcactctgttcggctggctgctgctggaggctggtgctggtttgttgTGAGAAAAAATTACTGCTGGTTGGCTAGTAcctggtgctggtttggtgtgagagaaaaatactattagcTGGTGCTGGAGCAGTCTATCAGAACAGAGTGACTATCCTAGATTCCTATAAACTACCAAAATACACATTCAGATCCTCAACCTTATTAGTTGTGTCACGTGAATTCTAAATCACTATTTTAAGTTATAATGCAAAAGTGTTGATGCTATATGGAGCTTACACGTGGAtccaaaatttatttttaatattttgtgCTCAACTCttataattttgaaaaagggtaacaagtcccggttggtggctcacTATTTTGCGCTCAAGTCTTCAGTTccggttggtaccaccaacccgGACCAAAGGGTAACCCTTTAATCctagttggtggctccaacacGAACTAAAGGACTCTTTTGTCTCGATTGGTATCACAGACTAAAGAGTTCTCTATGGCTTAATTCAAAAGGAAGAGATCCCATATAGAGTCACATGCGCTGTGTAGGTGGGGTGGCAAGAAATTTGTATATGAGGCAAGAGGTCTTAGGTAGTATATGTAAGATGGTAGGGAAAGAACATGCGAAGCGAGAGCCATGTCACGGGTTCGAATCACCTACACCGCATATACGCAAAAACATGTTGAAAAAAAATGGAATTTGTGTGAAATGATGGGGCGTTCAGTGTAGATGCCTACTAAAATATGAAAAgtatttataattttattttttgtattttaaaGTTTGAAACTGATGGAATTGCTTTGCATTTGTGCTCGCGGTCATGCATCCACCATGTTGATTTGTGCTGCCACAAGATTTCAAGTGGGTGTCAAAACCGCTAgctcaaatatattttaacCGTCAGTACAAATACTTTTT
This window contains:
- the LOC120675279 gene encoding probable NAD(P)H dehydrogenase subunit CRR3, chloroplastic; amino-acid sequence: MAYHLGLAGATATAHAPRLAVRASASASAAGEPARRIIRRRAPPGQQAPAPAPPAQPSVAEVRRAIGVADDAASAASSREAKNSAFMDLIASTPIGQPESEPERRLREAAEWVVDTTETRACQGQKSFLVICMMTFPAWFLFLFVALGVIKLPFDIPGLDNLLM